A single region of the Microlunatus panaciterrae genome encodes:
- the rpsB gene encoding 30S ribosomal protein S2, protein MAVVTTRQLLESGVHFGHQTRRWNPKMKRFIFTERNGIYIIDLQQSLSYIDQAYAFVKDTVSKGGQVLFIGTKKQAQEAIAEQATRVGMPYVNHRWLGGMLTNFHTMVKRIQRLKELEGTDFDDVAGSGLTKKELLGLRREKDKLEKTLGGIREMTRTPQAVWIVDTKKEHLAVDEARKLRIPIIGILDTNCDPDEVDYAIPGNDDAIRSVALLTRVLADAVADGLLSRSGGSAAEASEPMPDWERELLGEAPAAAEAPAAAETETPATQEPAAVEAPAAAEAPTVVEEPAPVPSAEAAEVVAASADADAPAEDAK, encoded by the coding sequence ATGGCCGTCGTAACCACCCGCCAGCTCCTCGAGAGCGGCGTCCACTTCGGACACCAGACCCGCCGTTGGAACCCGAAGATGAAGCGCTTCATCTTCACCGAGCGCAACGGCATCTACATCATCGACCTGCAGCAGTCGCTGTCCTACATCGACCAGGCGTACGCCTTCGTCAAGGACACCGTCTCCAAGGGCGGCCAGGTGCTGTTCATCGGCACCAAGAAGCAGGCCCAGGAGGCCATCGCCGAGCAGGCCACCAGGGTCGGAATGCCCTACGTCAACCACCGCTGGCTCGGCGGCATGCTGACCAACTTCCACACCATGGTCAAGCGGATCCAGCGCCTCAAGGAGCTGGAGGGCACGGACTTCGACGACGTCGCTGGTTCGGGCCTGACCAAGAAGGAGCTGCTCGGCCTCCGCCGGGAGAAGGACAAGCTGGAGAAGACCCTGGGCGGCATCCGGGAGATGACCAGGACGCCGCAGGCGGTCTGGATCGTCGACACCAAGAAGGAGCACCTGGCCGTCGACGAGGCCCGCAAGCTGCGGATCCCGATCATCGGCATCCTGGACACCAACTGCGACCCGGACGAGGTCGACTACGCCATCCCCGGCAACGACGACGCGATCCGCTCCGTCGCACTGCTCACCCGGGTGCTGGCCGACGCTGTCGCCGACGGCCTGCTGTCGCGCTCCGGTGGTTCCGCCGCCGAGGCCTCCGAGCCGATGCCCGACTGGGAGCGCGAGCTGCTCGGCGAGGCCCCGGCCGCTGCCGAGGCGCCCGCCGCCGCCGAGACTGAGACACCGGCTACCCAGGAGCCGGCCGCTGTTGAGGCCCCCGCCGCTGCCGAGGCTCCGACCGTTGTCGAGGAGCCCGCCCCGGTTCCCTCTGCTGAGGCAGCAGAGGTGGTCGCGGCGTCGGCCGACGCCGATGCCCCGGCCGAGGACGCCAAGTAA